A stretch of the Sulfolobus acidocaldarius SUSAZ genome encodes the following:
- a CDS encoding AMP-dependent synthetase translates to MDYFTLYQLALEKPEVYWKRFSDNLTWFRPWEKVLQQKDKYRYNWFVNGKTNISYNTVDRHTGTALVFFPEDSKAIYVKFEELKRIVQSISSILLKLGLRKGKRITIYSPNSIQTLSTIFASARIGAIYSLIFAGLGKEAVNSRLQDFSPDIIVTSKYTVRRGNKIPLHHKGNIMFRQKDDNEEINDLLNMSEDVKVEEIESSEPLKVMYTSGTTGKPKGVILPHGSWMVGDYTVFDILFGLKPTDTVFTTADVGWITFSRVMYGTLLHGSTFGFMEGAPDNPIDRLVKIIDEIRPKVFFTSPTLLRMLRRYEIRIPRVEYIATAGEIFDEQTWEYAKRFADRVTDVYGQTELGYIIGTPYTLDGVETKPGYAGVPFPGAVVDTLDEDGRSVKGNPGYLVCKTPFPTQFTGILNDEERFLSYFKKFGYHDTGDVAILEGNYVKIVGRADDMIKVAGHRITSGEVENVIMEIDGVKDVAVVGIPDEVKGEKLIVFVVGNVNQDEITLKVRDSLGPIYIIDKIYYVKRLPKSRSGKVVRRALRDLLIGKQIDSSMLEDPEVIEEIKNDIR, encoded by the coding sequence ATGGATTATTTTACACTCTACCAACTAGCCCTAGAGAAGCCAGAAGTATATTGGAAGAGATTTTCAGATAACCTAACATGGTTTAGACCATGGGAAAAGGTTCTACAACAAAAGGACAAATATAGGTATAACTGGTTCGTAAATGGAAAAACAAATATTTCTTATAACACAGTGGATAGGCATACAGGAACAGCTCTAGTATTTTTCCCTGAGGATTCCAAGGCTATTTACGTAAAATTTGAAGAATTAAAAAGAATTGTACAATCCATATCATCAATACTCCTTAAATTAGGTTTACGTAAAGGAAAAAGAATAACCATATATTCCCCTAACTCAATTCAAACGCTCTCTACGATTTTTGCATCTGCTAGAATAGGGGCAATTTATTCACTGATATTTGCAGGACTTGGGAAGGAAGCTGTAAATAGTAGATTGCAAGATTTCAGTCCAGACATTATAGTCACCAGTAAATACACTGTGAGAAGAGGAAATAAGATACCTTTGCACCATAAAGGCAATATCATGTTTAGGCAAAAAGACGATAATGAGGAAATAAATGATTTGTTAAACATGTCTGAAGATGTAAAAGTAGAGGAGATTGAATCCAGTGAACCTCTTAAGGTAATGTACACTTCAGGTACTACAGGAAAGCCTAAGGGAGTAATCCTACCCCATGGCTCATGGATGGTTGGAGATTACACAGTTTTTGACATACTATTTGGGTTAAAACCAACAGATACTGTATTTACTACTGCAGATGTTGGCTGGATAACCTTTTCAAGGGTTATGTATGGTACATTACTTCATGGTTCTACATTTGGATTTATGGAGGGAGCACCAGATAATCCCATAGATAGATTAGTTAAAATAATAGATGAAATTAGACCAAAAGTTTTCTTCACTTCACCCACGTTATTGAGGATGTTAAGAAGATATGAAATAAGAATACCGAGGGTCGAGTATATAGCTACTGCTGGTGAAATATTTGATGAACAAACATGGGAATATGCTAAGAGATTTGCTGACAGAGTAACTGATGTTTATGGACAAACGGAATTAGGATATATAATAGGAACACCATATACCCTAGACGGCGTCGAGACAAAACCAGGTTATGCTGGTGTTCCGTTCCCTGGAGCCGTAGTAGATACTTTAGACGAAGATGGAAGATCCGTAAAAGGAAATCCAGGTTACTTAGTATGCAAAACGCCTTTTCCTACTCAATTCACAGGAATTTTAAATGATGAAGAGAGATTTTTGTCATATTTTAAGAAATTTGGATATCATGACACAGGAGATGTTGCAATACTTGAAGGAAATTATGTGAAGATAGTGGGTAGAGCAGATGATATGATAAAAGTAGCAGGTCATAGAATAACAAGTGGAGAGGTAGAAAATGTGATCATGGAAATAGATGGTGTTAAAGACGTTGCAGTGGTCGGAATACCTGATGAAGTTAAAGGAGAAAAATTAATTGTTTTTGTTGTAGGAAACGTCAACCAAGACGAGATTACCCTCAAGGTAAGGGATTCATTGGGTCCCATATACATTATAGACAAAATATATTACGTGAAAAGACTTCCAAAGTCTAGGAGTGGTAAAGTGGTTAGACGTGCTCTGAGAGATTTATTAATAGGAAAACAAATTGATTCTAGTATGCTAGAAGACCCAGAAGTAATCGAGGAGATCAAGAATGACATTCGTTGA
- a CDS encoding nucleotide binding protein PINc, translated as MSVNIVFDTAGFLAGLENLYEKVYTTQEVIREVKDFKSASLLELAISSNKVIIFEPTRKSLITVTKTLNKINDISLSRTDISVAALALDLIPSLVVTDDLSLQNLLLHMNIKYYSVKLNIKINKKKNYIYKCEGCGKTYMKNIKICEICGHKVIKVSQ; from the coding sequence ATGTCCGTTAATATTGTGTTCGATACAGCAGGCTTTTTAGCCGGGTTAGAGAATCTTTATGAGAAAGTTTACACAACACAAGAAGTTATAAGAGAAGTTAAGGATTTTAAATCAGCTAGTCTCTTAGAACTTGCTATATCGTCAAATAAGGTTATTATATTTGAACCTACAAGAAAATCTCTTATAACTGTGACTAAAACTCTGAATAAAATTAATGATATATCTCTTTCTAGAACTGATATATCTGTGGCAGCTTTAGCTTTAGATTTAATACCAAGTTTAGTAGTTACAGATGACTTATCATTACAAAATCTACTCTTACACATGAATATTAAATATTATTCTGTGAAGCTAAATATAAAAATAAACAAGAAAAAAAATTATATATATAAATGTGAAGGATGTGGAAAAACTTACATGAAAAATATAAAAATATGTGAAATATGTGGTCATAAAGTAATAAAGGTTAGTCAATGA
- a CDS encoding inorganic polyphosphate/ATP-NAD kinase yields the protein MRLRVVSKDTKDAKEIASNIKKIAIDMGFKIVEDETEDAIVVVGGDGTLLRYVKLGKPIIGIKSGRRSALFDVEPGQSKEMLLKLKNRDYKVEEYKLLEAKSKYVKDIAFNDIAILFDLPETIYGSILFESNKIIFEGDGILVSTTQGSWAWGYAANRIVVHRKVNAINVSFLNCLTPDIRALILPDNEELSIKLEDKGRPQSVRIVVDGETVGYLKTNEDDAITIKISEKKANILRFFNSVNLGNVR from the coding sequence ATGAGACTCAGAGTAGTGTCAAAGGATACTAAGGATGCCAAAGAGATAGCAAGCAACATAAAAAAGATAGCTATTGATATGGGATTTAAAATTGTAGAGGACGAGACGGAAGATGCCATAGTAGTTGTTGGAGGAGATGGAACATTATTGAGATATGTAAAATTAGGAAAACCCATAATTGGTATAAAAAGTGGAAGAAGATCTGCCCTATTTGATGTCGAACCAGGGCAATCAAAAGAGATGTTATTGAAGCTCAAAAACAGAGATTATAAAGTAGAGGAATATAAGTTGCTAGAGGCTAAATCGAAGTATGTAAAGGACATCGCATTTAATGATATTGCAATATTATTTGATCTTCCTGAGACTATATATGGAAGTATCCTATTTGAATCCAACAAAATTATTTTTGAAGGCGACGGAATACTAGTTTCCACCACCCAGGGAAGTTGGGCATGGGGTTATGCAGCAAATAGGATTGTTGTGCATAGAAAAGTGAACGCTATTAATGTTTCATTTTTAAACTGTCTAACACCTGACATAAGAGCACTAATTTTACCTGACAATGAAGAGCTTTCAATAAAATTGGAGGATAAAGGGAGACCACAAAGTGTCAGAATAGTAGTTGATGGTGAAACAGTAGGATATCTTAAAACTAATGAGGACGATGCAATAACTATCAAGATTTCAGAAAAGAAGGCTAACATCCTTAGGTTCTTCAACTCGGTGAATCTTGGAAATGTCCGTTAA
- a CDS encoding ferredoxin--NADP reductase has translation MTEYDMVIIGGGPIGLYATFYAGLRDMRALVIDAQDELGGQLVTLYPEKVVYDVGGYPGILAYDLAQNLIEQAKMFSPDIRINEWADMIERTPDNMWIIKTDKGGAFKTKTILIAAGIGKIIPSRLNAKGEIEYENKGVYYTVRRKRDFEGKRILIVGGGDSAVDWALTLSPVAKSVTLIHRRDQFRAHERSVKQMFQVATVYTWHELKEVKGDGSKVTQAVIFDNRTKEEKTLDVDAVIISIGHKGDLGNMVKWGLNMKGRSITVNGKMETNLAGVYAAGDIVEQEGTPKLALIATGFAQAAIAVSVAKKYIDPNASVFAGHSSEMDNKFKK, from the coding sequence TTGACGGAATATGACATGGTTATTATAGGTGGTGGTCCTATAGGACTTTACGCTACATTTTATGCAGGATTAAGGGATATGAGAGCTTTGGTAATTGATGCCCAAGACGAATTAGGTGGACAACTGGTTACCTTATATCCAGAAAAGGTAGTTTATGATGTAGGTGGTTATCCTGGAATTTTAGCTTATGATTTAGCGCAAAACCTGATTGAACAGGCAAAGATGTTCTCTCCAGATATTAGAATAAATGAATGGGCTGATATGATTGAAAGAACTCCAGATAATATGTGGATTATAAAAACCGATAAAGGAGGAGCCTTTAAGACCAAGACAATTCTTATTGCAGCTGGAATTGGAAAAATAATACCGTCAAGACTTAATGCCAAAGGAGAAATAGAGTACGAGAATAAAGGAGTATACTATACCGTGAGAAGAAAGAGGGATTTTGAGGGAAAAAGAATACTAATAGTAGGAGGAGGGGATTCTGCAGTAGATTGGGCTTTAACATTATCACCAGTTGCAAAATCAGTTACTCTTATACATAGGAGAGATCAGTTTAGAGCACATGAAAGAAGTGTAAAACAGATGTTCCAAGTAGCTACGGTTTATACTTGGCACGAGTTGAAGGAAGTAAAGGGGGATGGAAGTAAGGTTACCCAGGCTGTAATATTTGATAATAGGACAAAGGAGGAGAAAACGCTAGATGTTGATGCTGTAATAATAAGTATTGGACATAAGGGAGATCTAGGAAATATGGTCAAATGGGGTTTGAACATGAAAGGAAGGAGCATTACGGTAAATGGTAAAATGGAAACAAACTTAGCTGGTGTTTACGCTGCTGGTGATATCGTAGAGCAAGAGGGTACACCAAAACTTGCCTTGATAGCTACAGGATTTGCTCAAGCCGCTATAGCAGTGAGTGTAGCTAAGAAGTACATAGACCCTAATGCATCAGTGTTTGCAGGACATAGTTCAGAAATGGATAACAAGTTTAAGAAATGA
- a CDS encoding methyltransferase, which produces MKCIKVHKDELNKVIEQVHVNPFFKVYYSKDYAYIPIYEEISGYDIIECNPPRKTPKLNEIINGVRSYYVIGDIALVTPKINIDKELLAKTIMETNPRIKSVFIRKKVKGELRVNQIEFAGGENKTQTIYKENGLRFLVDINKVYVNPSMSNERQKIVNEIECGKIVDLFTGYGAIAIHLARKCGYIVAGDLNLEGLLLLKESINYNKLKGEIDVVNYDARYLPFRDKTFDLGIADNPTIISQFKEEICRVCKEAIFYILAHSTEEACNLIGLTNWVKVNDYSKDLFIFKGRIRCQ; this is translated from the coding sequence ATGAAGTGCATTAAAGTACATAAAGACGAATTAAATAAAGTCATAGAGCAGGTACATGTAAATCCATTTTTTAAAGTATATTATAGTAAGGATTATGCGTATATACCTATTTATGAGGAAATTTCAGGCTATGATATTATCGAATGTAATCCGCCTCGTAAGACTCCAAAACTAAATGAGATTATAAACGGTGTTAGAAGTTATTACGTTATAGGAGACATAGCGTTAGTAACCCCCAAGATAAATATAGACAAGGAATTGTTGGCTAAAACAATAATGGAAACTAACCCTAGGATTAAATCTGTTTTCATAAGAAAAAAAGTTAAAGGAGAATTAAGAGTAAATCAGATAGAATTTGCAGGGGGAGAAAATAAAACTCAAACTATATATAAAGAAAACGGTCTGAGATTCTTAGTTGATATAAATAAGGTTTATGTAAACCCATCAATGTCAAACGAAAGGCAGAAGATCGTTAATGAGATAGAATGTGGTAAAATAGTTGACCTATTTACAGGTTATGGCGCTATTGCGATCCATTTAGCAAGAAAGTGTGGGTATATAGTTGCTGGAGATCTAAACTTAGAAGGTCTATTACTTTTGAAAGAATCTATTAACTATAATAAATTAAAAGGAGAAATAGACGTTGTTAATTATGATGCTAGGTATCTACCATTTAGAGATAAAACATTCGATTTAGGAATTGCTGATAATCCGACTATAATTAGTCAATTTAAAGAGGAAATATGTAGGGTATGCAAAGAGGCAATTTTTTACATACTAGCTCATAGCACGGAGGAAGCTTGTAATCTCATAGGATTAACTAATTGGGTTAAGGTTAACGATTACTCTAAAGATCTCTTCATCTTTAAGGGGAGAATCAGATGTCAATAA